In Phragmites australis chromosome 17, lpPhrAust1.1, whole genome shotgun sequence, the following are encoded in one genomic region:
- the LOC133896962 gene encoding uncharacterized protein LOC133896962 codes for MAPGDDARLQREEEERAARAAAEIERTRLDAQRAADMRALAVANAQTGLHAQAVAVQSIKTLVPVDSANYSKWSNLLLNTLGKYALDDHVLSDDSNPDDDTWSQLDCTVKSWLYGTISSDLQELVMHREATARSVWLGLEQQFLGNKETRALYLDAKFRNFVQGALSITDYCRQLKGMADALGDLGEPVPDRTLVLNVLCGLNQKFSYMTALLKRQKPFPLFIEVRSDLLLEELTMANKSSTPSAFVAGTSPASSSSRGGQPSSGSAPNQYSGGSHGNNNKNRRRGDSSGGSNPSVGSNSTSANSSGRPAVRSGWPTVYNPWTGSIQLWSGPSAPHPASGLLGPRPASQPPGHVQQALVAEGHGAMQPAAAPAGMQPLAPGSYNAMHTMQPQASGIPPHFGAWPATQSPLGVPGTPFLGWDQNMLAQSFNTMTLNPPASTEWYLDSGATSHMTSDAVRQFTTDNRCSVEFDPFDVSVKDLLSKNVIARHRPDAIASLYTTRCQHLEPRGLEPDVSSASQPGHTPDV; via the exons ATGGCTCCTGGTGACGATGCCCGCCTGCAGCGCGAGGAGGAAGAACGCGCCGCACGCGCGGCGGCCGAGATCGAGCGCACCCGCTTGGACGCGCAACGCGCCGCGGACATGCGCGCTCTCGCCGTCGCCAATGCGCAAACTGGCCTCCATGCCCAGGCCGTTGCTGTGCAGTCTATCAAGACCTTGGTGCCCGTCGACTCCGCAAACTATAGCAAGTGGTCGAACCTCCTCCTCAACACGCTCGGCAAGTACGCCCTCGACGACCACGTCCTCTCCGACGACAGCAACCCCGACGATGACACATGGTCACAACTTGACTGTACGGTGAAGTCGTGGCTCTACGGCACGATTTCGTCGGACCTCCAGGAGCTCGTCATGCACCGCGAGGCCACGGCGCGCTCCGTCTGGCTCGGCCTTGAGCAACAATTCCTTGGCAACAAGGAAACTCGTGCTCTCTACCTCGACGCCAAGTTCCGAAACTTCGTCCAAGGCGCTCTGTCCATCACGGACTATTGTCGCCAACTGAAGGGCATGGCGGACGCCCTCGGCGATCTTGGTGAACCCGTGCCAGACCGGACCCTCGTCCTCAACGTTCTTTGCGGCCTCAACCAAAAATTCTCCTACATGACGGCCCTCCTCAAGCGACAGAAGCCTTTCCCGTTGTTTATCGAGGTTCGTTCTGATTTGTTGTTGGAAGAGCTGACCATGGCCAACAAGTCTTCTACACCATCTGCCTTCGTAGCAGGCACGTCCCCTGCGAGTTCGTCCAGCCGTGGCGGACAGCCTTCAAGTGGCTCTGCGCCCAACCAGTACTCAGGTGGTTCACacggcaacaacaacaaaaaccgCCGTCGCGGTGATTCCAGCGGCGGCAGCAACCCCTCGGTCGGCAGCAACTCGACCAGCGCCAACTCCTCCGGCAGGCCGGCAGTACGCTCGGGTTGGCCGACGGTGTATAATCCGTGGACCGGATCCATTCAACTGTGGTCCGGACCTTCCGCTCCTCACCCGGCCTCTGGTCTGCTAGGCCCCCGACCGGCTTCACAGCCTCCCGGGCACGTACAGCAGGCTCTTGTCGCGGAGGGACACGGCGCCATGCAGCCTGCTGCCGCTCCTGCTGGCATGCAACCGCTCGCGCCTGGAAGCTACAACGCCATGCACACCATGCAACCGCAGGCCAGCGGCATTCCGCCGCACTTCGGTGCCTGGCCTGCCACGCAGTCGCCCCTCGGCGTCCCCGGGACTCCATTCCTCGGCTGGGACCAGAACATGTTGGCTCAATCGTTTAATACGATGACGCTAAATCCACCCGCCAGCACGGAATGGTACCTCGACTCCGGCGCAACCTCCCATATGACTTCGGACGCCG TCCGCCAATTTACTACTGACAATCGTTGCTCAGTCGAGTTTGACCCTTTTGACGtttctgtgaaggatcttcTCTCCAAGAACGTGATCGCCAG GCACCGTCCTGATGCCATTGCCAGCCTCTACACAACTCGTTGCCAACATTTGGAGCCCCGCGGCCTTGAACCTGACGTCTCTAGTGCAAGTCAACCTGGGCACACACCAGATGTTTGA
- the LOC133897631 gene encoding uncharacterized protein LOC133897631 yields the protein MPTTACAARAAAFPSSHRRAAPPGSFRKPLPGPSKRAQGLRLVAPMASTVDSPGSSSDFTKRIERAWLISQQPRPISCSSCQSAGHVECKWCAGTGFFILGNNMLCEVPSKNTKCVICSGKGFAACADCKGTGFRARWLEEPSVDK from the exons ATGCCGACGACCGCCTGCGCCGCCCGCGCGGCCGCTTTCCCCTCGTCCCACCGCCGCGCCGCCCCTCCTGGAAGCTTCCGGAAGCCCCTTCCGGGTCCTTCCAAGCGGGCACAAGGGCTCCGGCTCGTCGCCCCCATGGCTTCCACCGTCGACTCGCCGGGGAGCTCCTCCGACTTCACCAAGCGCATCGAGCGCGCCTGGCTCATCTCCCAG CAACCAAGACCAATTTCTTGTTCATCTTGTCAATCCGCTGGCCATGTGGAGTGCAAGTGGTGTGCGGGCACTGGCTTCTTTATCCTTGGCAACAACATGTTGTGTGAAGTACcctcaaaaaatacaaaatgtgTGATATGCTCTGGAAAG GGCTTTGCGGCTTGTGCTGATTGCAAAGGGACTGGGTTTCGTGCCAGGTGGCTTGAAGAGCCTTCTGTTGACAAATGA